Proteins encoded within one genomic window of Formosa agariphila KMM 3901:
- the mgtE gene encoding magnesium transporter: protein MEENEDNIQFKISDELIENVEQLIESKDDANILELLSDYHHADIAEILEETDINHATYVIKLLDSEKTSEVLMELDEDTREKILDTLSAKEIAEEIDELDTDDAVDMISELSDDRQQLVIDHIEDQEHAQHIKDLLRYDDNVAGGLMAKELVKVNENWTVTQCVKEMRAQAEEVTRVHSIYVVDDNQKLIGRLSLKDLLIASPRAHISDVYIPKVDYVYVTEDVEEVANIMQKYDLEAIPVVDKNFILLGRITIDDIVDVIREEAEKDYQLAAGITRDVEADDSIWKLTKARLPWLLIGMFGGLGAASIINSFSGAMGDYIILLSFVPLIQATAGNVGVQSSAIVVQGLANNTMDSSLVRQLFKEFTLGLVNGLAIALIALCVTHFAFGTPYTVSITIGLALIAVIVMAALIGTFIPIILDKRGIDPAVATGPFITTSNDVFGILIYFLIAKAMLGF from the coding sequence GTGGAAGAAAACGAAGACAATATTCAGTTTAAAATAAGTGATGAACTTATTGAAAATGTGGAACAGTTAATTGAGTCTAAAGATGATGCAAACATCTTAGAACTTTTAAGTGATTATCACCACGCTGATATTGCCGAAATTCTAGAAGAAACAGATATTAATCACGCCACTTATGTGATTAAACTTTTAGATAGTGAAAAAACTTCGGAAGTATTAATGGAATTAGACGAGGATACTCGTGAAAAAATTCTAGATACACTCTCTGCAAAAGAAATTGCCGAAGAAATTGACGAACTGGATACCGATGATGCGGTAGACATGATTTCTGAATTATCAGACGATCGTCAGCAACTCGTAATCGACCACATTGAAGATCAAGAACACGCACAACACATTAAAGACCTATTGCGTTACGACGATAATGTGGCAGGTGGATTAATGGCCAAAGAACTTGTAAAAGTTAACGAGAACTGGACCGTTACCCAATGTGTAAAAGAAATGCGTGCACAGGCCGAAGAGGTCACTCGCGTACATTCTATTTATGTGGTAGACGATAATCAAAAGCTTATTGGTCGCTTATCGTTAAAAGATCTTTTAATAGCGTCTCCAAGAGCACATATTTCAGATGTTTACATTCCTAAAGTAGATTATGTGTATGTTACTGAAGATGTAGAGGAAGTCGCTAATATCATGCAAAAATACGACTTGGAAGCCATTCCTGTAGTCGATAAAAACTTCATTCTTTTAGGTCGTATTACCATCGATGATATTGTAGATGTTATTCGAGAAGAAGCCGAAAAAGACTACCAACTTGCTGCCGGTATTACTCGAGATGTCGAGGCCGACGATAGCATTTGGAAACTAACCAAAGCCCGCTTACCATGGTTACTAATTGGTATGTTTGGGGGTTTAGGAGCCGCAAGCATTATAAACAGTTTTAGCGGCGCCATGGGCGACTATATTATTCTGCTAAGTTTTGTGCCACTAATACAAGCAACCGCTGGAAATGTAGGTGTACAATCGTCTGCCATAGTCGTTCAGGGCTTAGCCAACAACACCATGGATAGCAGTTTAGTCAGGCAATTATTTAAAGAATTCACCCTAGGTTTAGTCAACGGTTTGGCCATTGCCCTAATCGCTTTATGCGTTACACATTTCGCTTTTGGCACACCATATACCGTATCTATAACCATTGGTTTAGCACTAATTGCTGTAATTGTAATGGCGGCACTCATAGGTACATTTATTCCTATTATTTTAGATAAACGCGGCATAGATCCTGCTGTAGCCACAGGACCATTTATTACCACGAGTAACGATGTGTTTGGTATTCTAATTTACTTCTTAATTGCTAAAGCCATGCTCGGGTTTTAA
- a CDS encoding tetratricopeptide repeat protein yields MSLNESLDFSMQLSQIYGEQGNVEKMFVSYIDFLDKNPIYINDLKRLFSDFLNENPSNENNTILRKTILKKIQQNPDLIWNELLSWLFIQQKEFNKAFTQEKAIYNRLPESLNRMAELGSIATDEKDFDTATAVYNYIIETSQDTDTKLRAHYNVLQLETELASEKDYKSIQSEYLKLFENYGTQTQTLKLQIAYGHFLAFNLHEIRDAEVFLKQMLNLNLNENQIAEVKLELGDILVLQEKFNEALIYYTQIQRSLKNSTISQEARFRVARTSYYKGDFKWAESQLNILKQSTSQLIANDALDLKLLISDNKYEDSTQTALKLYAKADLLAYQNKPKEAIVVLDTLLKNHASEPISEQALYKQAQLFETQKVYDKAENNYLLLIANHKDGLLTDDAYIALAQLYNTTLNLPEKAKPLYEYIIFNFEGSIYFVESRAQYRKLRGDDLNQ; encoded by the coding sequence ATGTCTTTAAACGAAAGCTTAGATTTTAGCATGCAGTTATCTCAAATTTATGGCGAGCAAGGAAATGTTGAAAAAATGTTTGTAAGTTACATCGACTTCCTGGATAAAAACCCCATCTATATTAACGACTTAAAACGTTTATTTAGCGATTTTTTAAATGAAAATCCGAGTAACGAAAACAATACAATTCTAAGAAAAACCATACTTAAAAAGATTCAACAAAATCCAGATTTAATTTGGAACGAATTATTGAGTTGGTTATTTATTCAGCAAAAAGAATTCAATAAAGCATTTACGCAAGAAAAAGCAATTTATAACAGACTTCCAGAAAGTTTAAACCGCATGGCCGAATTAGGCTCTATAGCCACCGATGAAAAGGATTTCGATACTGCAACAGCCGTTTACAATTACATTATAGAAACGTCTCAAGATACAGACACAAAACTAAGAGCACATTATAATGTATTACAACTTGAAACAGAATTAGCTTCAGAAAAAGATTATAAATCTATTCAGTCGGAATACCTAAAACTTTTCGAGAATTACGGAACACAAACGCAAACCTTAAAACTCCAAATTGCTTACGGACATTTCCTAGCCTTTAATTTACATGAAATTCGCGATGCTGAAGTGTTTTTAAAGCAAATGCTAAATTTAAATTTAAATGAGAACCAAATTGCTGAAGTAAAATTAGAATTAGGTGATATTTTAGTGTTGCAAGAAAAATTTAACGAGGCTTTAATTTATTACACCCAAATACAACGTAGCTTAAAAAACAGTACCATATCTCAAGAGGCTAGATTTAGAGTAGCAAGAACAAGTTATTATAAAGGCGATTTTAAATGGGCAGAATCGCAATTAAATATTTTAAAACAATCGACTTCGCAATTAATTGCTAACGATGCCTTAGATTTAAAACTTTTAATTTCTGATAACAAATATGAAGACTCAACTCAAACCGCATTAAAACTATACGCTAAAGCCGATTTATTAGCCTACCAAAACAAACCTAAAGAAGCGATAGTCGTTTTAGACACCTTATTAAAAAATCATGCGTCCGAACCTATTTCGGAACAAGCCTTATACAAACAAGCGCAATTATTCGAGACACAAAAAGTATACGATAAAGCAGAAAACAATTACCTACTGCTTATAGCAAATCATAAAGACGGATTATTAACAGACGATGCCTATATTGCTTTGGCACAATTATACAACACCACTCTAAATTTACCTGAAAAAGCAAAACCGCTTTACGAATACATTATTTTTAATTTTGAAGGTAGCATCTATTTTGTAGAATCACGAGCGCAATATAGAAAATTGCGTGGCGACGATTTAAATCAATAA
- the fucU gene encoding L-fucose mutarotase, with amino-acid sequence MLRGISPLISPELLKVLAEMGHGEEIVFADAHFPAYTYNTKVLRLDGVKIPDLLLGVLPLFMLDSYDPSPLIMMDAVPGDTLDANVQNSYLNSIHHIYPEAPEIKHIERFAFYERTIKAYAVVVTGETAKYGNIILKKGVTPIL; translated from the coding sequence ATGTTAAGAGGTATTTCTCCTTTAATTAGTCCAGAATTATTAAAAGTATTAGCCGAAATGGGACATGGTGAGGAAATTGTCTTTGCCGATGCGCATTTTCCTGCCTATACCTATAACACAAAAGTGTTGAGGTTAGATGGCGTTAAAATACCAGATTTATTGTTGGGTGTTTTACCGCTTTTTATGCTAGATAGTTACGATCCGTCACCCTTAATTATGATGGATGCTGTTCCTGGAGATACATTAGATGCGAATGTACAAAACAGTTATCTTAACAGTATACACCATATTTATCCAGAAGCTCCCGAAATAAAGCATATAGAACGTTTCGCATTTTACGAACGTACAATCAAAGCGTATGCTGTGGTGGTTACAGGTGAAACAGCAAAATATGGTAATATTATTCTTAAAAAAGGTGTAACGCCTATCTTATAA
- a CDS encoding DUF1801 domain-containing protein, whose product MTHIAKTPEDYINNLPERRKAPISRLRQVILDHLPSGFQETISYGMIGYVVPHELYPNGYHTNPKLPLPFINIASQKNYIALYHNGIYANEALLKWFTAQYPKHSKYKLDMGRICIRFKKIDDIPYELIGELVTKMTPQQWIITYRNTLR is encoded by the coding sequence ATGACTCACATTGCTAAAACTCCTGAAGATTATATTAACAATCTTCCAGAGAGGCGCAAAGCTCCCATATCTAGATTACGACAAGTAATTCTAGACCACTTACCTAGTGGCTTTCAAGAAACCATAAGTTATGGCATGATTGGATACGTAGTACCACATGAACTCTACCCAAATGGGTATCATACAAATCCAAAACTACCATTACCATTTATAAATATTGCTTCTCAAAAAAATTATATTGCACTGTATCATAACGGCATTTATGCCAATGAAGCGCTTTTAAAATGGTTTACAGCCCAATACCCAAAACACTCTAAATACAAACTAGACATGGGGAGAATCTGTATCCGATTTAAAAAAATAGACGATATTCCTTACGAGCTTATTGGTGAGTTGGTGACAAAAATGACGCCTCAGCAATGGATCATCACTTACCGTAACACTTTAAGATAG
- a CDS encoding AsmA-like C-terminal region-containing protein has translation MKKTLKIIGIVIGILLVFLIAAPFLFEGKILDIVKSTVNKNIDAEFDFADADVSFIRNFPEVSVSINDMSILNTGTFAGETLVSAKNANVSVPFMQIFNSADESYTINTFSIDGAIVNVLIDKDGNVNYDIAKKDGTKTTEAVSEAPASNVSLSIQKYEITNSQIKYHDEQGKMYFELNDFNHSGTGDLSAVKSELDTKTSGLISFDMDETNYFKDTPIQLDAKLGIDLEQNSYTFLENKAIINQLELVFDGSVKLNEVSQDVDLTFKTPSSDFKNFLALIPEAYSKDIENVETTGDFVVQGTVNGTIDEAHIPAFNIGITSNNASFKYPDLPQSVSNITIDTKIANDTGILEHTYVNINTLTFKIAQDVFSANATIKELMGNPLVNANLKGRINLGNLSQAYPFEVEQQLQGILDANIATAFDMKAIEDGRYQDTKNSGSLGLSGFEFNSEDMKSPIQISKAGLTFNTQNVTLNTFDAKTGRTDLSAKGTIDNLLGFMFNDQMLKGNFTLNSNTFAVNDFMTENETPDNTESVEPTENTKAEVATVEQIKIPAFLDATIVANANTVLYDNLTLKDASATLFVKDETVTLKDFKSNIFGGQIALNGAVSTKADTPTFDVKLGMKSFDIAESFNGLELLQALAPVAKAMQGVLNSNFEIHGDLGNDFTPNLNTISGTALAEVLVTNFITEESKVLSTLVNRLEFLNFDAGETKKLNTTLTFKDGQVQVKPFDFKVKDISVEVSGSHGFDQSINYNAMFDVPAKYLGKEAQNLLAKLDDAESKNITVPVSAKIGGSVGSPSITTDLSATATALTNKLVEMQKDKLLNEGSKKVTDALNSFLGGNTSKDSTSTNSATQSKDSVTTDNIKKAADKLLNGLFGSKKE, from the coding sequence ATGAAAAAAACGCTTAAAATAATAGGAATAGTTATTGGAATACTATTAGTATTCCTGATTGCTGCTCCCTTTTTATTCGAAGGAAAAATACTAGATATAGTAAAAAGTACAGTTAATAAAAATATAGATGCAGAATTCGATTTTGCAGATGCAGATGTGAGTTTTATTCGAAACTTTCCAGAAGTCTCTGTTTCTATAAACGACATGAGTATTTTAAATACAGGAACCTTTGCTGGCGAAACTCTAGTATCAGCAAAAAATGCAAATGTTAGTGTCCCGTTTATGCAGATTTTTAATAGTGCAGACGAAAGTTATACTATAAATACGTTTAGTATTGACGGTGCTATTGTTAATGTCCTTATCGACAAAGACGGGAATGTAAATTACGACATAGCTAAGAAGGATGGAACAAAGACTACAGAAGCTGTTTCAGAAGCACCTGCGAGTAACGTCTCTTTATCTATTCAGAAGTATGAAATCACGAATTCTCAAATTAAATACCACGACGAGCAAGGGAAAATGTATTTCGAATTAAACGATTTTAATCATTCTGGTACAGGAGACCTTTCTGCTGTAAAATCTGAATTGGATACCAAAACTAGCGGATTGATTTCTTTTGATATGGATGAAACCAATTATTTTAAAGACACACCAATTCAATTAGATGCTAAATTAGGAATCGATTTAGAACAGAACAGTTATACCTTTTTAGAAAACAAAGCCATAATCAATCAATTAGAATTGGTTTTCGATGGTTCGGTAAAACTTAACGAAGTGAGTCAAGATGTAGACCTTACATTTAAAACGCCGTCTTCAGATTTTAAAAACTTCTTAGCATTAATTCCCGAGGCATATTCTAAAGACATAGAAAACGTAGAAACCACAGGCGATTTTGTAGTGCAAGGTACAGTAAACGGAACTATAGATGAAGCACATATTCCGGCTTTTAATATTGGAATTACCTCTAATAACGCCTCGTTTAAATATCCAGATTTACCGCAATCGGTATCTAATATTACCATAGATACTAAGATTGCTAACGACACGGGAATTTTAGAACACACCTATGTTAATATAAATACCTTGACGTTTAAAATTGCACAAGACGTGTTTAGTGCCAATGCGACTATTAAAGAATTAATGGGTAATCCGTTAGTGAATGCCAACTTAAAAGGGCGTATTAATTTAGGAAATCTGTCGCAAGCCTATCCCTTTGAAGTGGAACAACAATTACAAGGAATTTTAGATGCTAACATTGCTACGGCTTTCGATATGAAAGCGATTGAAGATGGGAGATATCAGGATACTAAAAACAGTGGTTCGTTAGGATTAAGTGGATTTGAGTTTAATTCTGAAGATATGAAGAGTCCCATTCAAATTTCTAAAGCGGGTCTAACCTTCAATACTCAGAATGTAACTTTAAATACGTTTGATGCTAAAACTGGTCGTACAGACTTATCGGCAAAAGGAACAATAGATAATTTATTAGGTTTCATGTTTAACGACCAAATGCTTAAAGGAAACTTTACATTGAACTCTAACACCTTTGCTGTAAACGACTTTATGACGGAAAATGAAACTCCCGATAATACAGAATCTGTAGAACCTACAGAGAATACAAAAGCTGAAGTTGCAACTGTAGAGCAAATTAAAATTCCAGCATTTCTAGATGCGACAATTGTTGCAAATGCAAATACGGTGCTGTACGATAATTTGACACTTAAAGATGCTTCTGCTACCTTATTTGTAAAAGATGAAACGGTGACCTTAAAAGATTTTAAATCGAATATATTTGGCGGTCAAATCGCTTTAAACGGTGCGGTGTCTACCAAAGCAGACACACCGACCTTTGATGTGAAATTAGGCATGAAAAGTTTCGATATCGCAGAATCTTTTAACGGTTTAGAGTTATTACAAGCCTTAGCTCCAGTGGCTAAAGCCATGCAAGGTGTTTTAAATTCGAATTTTGAAATACATGGTGATTTAGGCAACGATTTTACACCTAATTTAAATACTATTTCAGGAACTGCATTGGCAGAAGTTTTGGTAACTAATTTTATTACAGAAGAAAGTAAAGTGTTAAGTACGTTGGTAAACCGTTTAGAATTTTTAAATTTTGATGCCGGTGAAACTAAGAAATTAAATACAACGCTAACGTTTAAAGACGGGCAAGTCCAGGTGAAACCTTTCGATTTTAAAGTAAAAGACATCTCTGTTGAGGTGTCTGGAAGTCATGGGTTCGACCAGTCTATAAATTATAATGCCATGTTCGATGTCCCGGCAAAATATCTTGGTAAAGAAGCACAAAACTTATTAGCCAAGTTAGACGATGCTGAGTCAAAAAATATTACTGTGCCTGTAAGCGCGAAGATAGGCGGTAGTGTTGGTAGTCCTTCTATTACTACAGATTTAAGTGCCACAGCAACAGCTTTAACTAATAAGCTGGTAGAGATGCAAAAGGACAAGTTATTAAATGAAGGCAGTAAGAAAGTTACAGATGCTTTGAATAGTTTTCTAGGCGGCAATACATCTAAAGATTCTACAAGCACAAATTCTGCTACCCAATCTAAAGATTCTGTAACCACAGATAATATTAAGAAAGCAGCCGATAAGCTATTAAACGGATTATTTGGAAGTAAAAAAGAGTAA
- the rsmA gene encoding 16S rRNA (adenine(1518)-N(6)/adenine(1519)-N(6))-dimethyltransferase RsmA — MTVKAKKHLGQHFLNDESIAEKIANSLSFEGYKNVLEIGPGMGVLTKYLLDKPTKTYVVEIDSESVEYLKANYLNLADRVIEKDFLKYDINEVFKGESFAVIGNYPYNISTQIVFKTLEMRDQIPEFSGMFQKEVAQRICEKEGSKAYGILSVLTQAFYDAEYLFTVPPHVFNPPPKVDSGVLRLTRKEDYSLDCDEAMLFKVVKAAFQQRRKTLRNSLKTFNLSDSLREDSIFGQRPEQLSVAQFIALTKRIEIDLKTQE, encoded by the coding sequence ATGACGGTAAAAGCAAAAAAACATTTAGGTCAGCATTTCCTTAACGACGAATCTATTGCCGAAAAAATAGCAAATTCGCTATCTTTCGAAGGGTATAAAAATGTTCTGGAAATTGGCCCTGGAATGGGGGTTTTAACCAAATATTTGCTTGACAAGCCTACAAAAACCTATGTGGTAGAAATTGATTCTGAATCGGTAGAGTACTTAAAAGCTAACTATTTAAACTTAGCAGATCGTGTTATCGAGAAAGATTTCTTAAAGTACGATATTAACGAGGTTTTTAAAGGCGAATCGTTTGCTGTTATAGGAAATTACCCGTATAATATTTCTACCCAAATTGTATTTAAAACTTTAGAAATGCGGGATCAAATTCCTGAATTTTCTGGAATGTTTCAAAAAGAAGTGGCGCAACGTATTTGTGAAAAAGAAGGTAGTAAAGCCTACGGTATTTTATCGGTACTTACTCAAGCTTTTTACGATGCAGAATACTTGTTTACCGTACCACCACATGTATTTAATCCGCCACCAAAAGTAGATTCTGGTGTGTTGCGATTAACACGAAAAGAAGACTATAGTTTAGACTGTGACGAAGCCATGCTATTTAAGGTTGTAAAAGCCGCTTTTCAGCAACGCAGAAAAACACTTCGTAACAGTTTAAAAACATTCAATCTATCCGATAGTTTAAGAGAAGATAGTATCTTTGGGCAACGTCCGGAACAACTTTCGGTAGCACAATTTATCGCGTTAACTAAACGTATAGAAATCGATTTAAAGACACAAGAATAG
- a CDS encoding VOC family protein: MKKRVTGLGGIFFKTQNPDATKAWYGKHLGLPVDDYGCTFWWKDKEGNDCSTQWSPFKNDTTYFSPSDKPFMMNFRVENLVELLETLKDEGVTIVGDIEVYEYGKFGWILDPEGNKIELWEPIDSAFL, from the coding sequence ATGAAAAAACGTGTAACAGGACTTGGTGGCATCTTTTTTAAAACTCAAAACCCAGATGCTACAAAAGCATGGTACGGCAAACATCTAGGCTTGCCTGTAGATGATTATGGCTGTACATTTTGGTGGAAAGATAAAGAAGGAAACGACTGCTCCACACAATGGTCTCCATTTAAGAACGACACCACTTATTTTAGTCCGAGCGACAAACCATTTATGATGAATTTTCGTGTAGAAAACTTAGTCGAGTTATTAGAGACATTAAAAGACGAAGGCGTTACAATTGTTGGTGACATTGAAGTTTACGAATACGGAAAGTTTGGTTGGATCCTAGACCCCGAAGGCAATAAAATTGAATTGTGGGAACCTATAGATTCAGCCTTCTTATAA
- a CDS encoding DUF4870 domain-containing protein, which yields MPDEKKNLNEDVKKNTDNASEHIDKKSDAFTDDINKGFEDAKTSASELNKDIKEAVDDLKNEASEFSDDMKKKADEFSKDTKAKTDKFSEDSKKTFNEFSEDSKKSFEEAKEKASDFADDSKKKADDFSEEAKKKFNEFTKDRKQTANEFAEDAKKTLSDGKTVAIIAHLHFLGWIIAYFLNRNNKTELGSFYLRQTFGIFLVSLLFFIPVIGFFISLFALALWIMSLVNALGGNTKPVFAVGDKFQEWFASL from the coding sequence ATGCCTGACGAAAAGAAAAATTTAAACGAAGATGTAAAGAAAAACACAGATAATGCTTCAGAGCATATAGACAAGAAATCTGATGCATTTACTGATGATATCAACAAAGGTTTCGAAGATGCTAAAACCTCAGCATCAGAATTGAATAAAGACATTAAAGAAGCCGTAGACGACCTTAAAAATGAAGCTTCGGAATTTTCAGACGATATGAAAAAGAAGGCCGACGAATTCTCTAAAGACACCAAGGCTAAAACTGATAAATTCTCGGAAGATTCTAAAAAGACATTCAATGAATTCTCTGAGGATAGCAAAAAATCTTTTGAAGAAGCCAAAGAAAAAGCTTCAGACTTTGCTGACGATTCTAAAAAGAAAGCTGATGATTTTTCTGAAGAAGCTAAGAAAAAATTTAATGAGTTTACCAAAGACAGAAAGCAGACTGCTAACGAGTTTGCCGAAGATGCTAAAAAAACACTGAGCGACGGAAAAACAGTAGCTATAATTGCACATCTACACTTTTTAGGATGGATAATAGCTTACTTCTTAAATCGTAATAACAAAACAGAATTAGGCTCATTTTACTTGAGACAAACATTTGGGATTTTCTTAGTAAGCTTACTGTTTTTTATTCCTGTAATTGGATTTTTTATTTCACTTTTTGCTCTTGCATTATGGATTATGAGTCTTGTAAATGCCCTAGGAGGAAATACAAAACCTGTATTTGCGGTTGGCGATAAATTTCAAGAATGGTTCGCTTCTTTATAA
- a CDS encoding GNAT family N-acetyltransferase, whose product MYISATKRLYFEELNTSDAPFILELMNTPHWLEHIGDRNIKTLEDAKNVITNTHLKSYREHGFGFYKLLLKSENLSPIGVCGLIKRPELDGVDIGFAFLPAYERQGLGSESALEIIKLAETKFNLKEVLAIVSPENSASIKLLEKLGLTYQKNVTPFSDGKELLLFSKTLKP is encoded by the coding sequence ATGTATATATCTGCAACCAAAAGATTATATTTTGAAGAATTAAACACGTCTGACGCACCATTTATTCTAGAACTCATGAACACGCCTCATTGGCTAGAGCATATTGGAGACCGTAATATAAAAACGTTAGAGGATGCAAAAAACGTAATTACAAACACGCATCTTAAAAGTTATCGCGAGCATGGTTTTGGGTTTTATAAATTACTTTTAAAATCTGAAAACCTATCACCTATTGGTGTTTGCGGATTGATAAAACGTCCAGAGCTTGATGGTGTAGATATTGGATTTGCATTTTTACCAGCATACGAGCGCCAAGGTTTGGGATCAGAATCGGCTCTAGAAATTATAAAGCTAGCTGAGACAAAATTCAATTTAAAAGAAGTATTAGCTATTGTCTCTCCAGAGAATTCTGCTTCCATTAAATTACTCGAAAAACTAGGATTAACGTATCAGAAAAACGTCACACCTTTTTCAGACGGGAAAGAATTGTTGTTATTTTCTAAAACACTTAAGCCTTAA
- a CDS encoding DUF4286 family protein, translating to MYIYNVTSNVSDAVHDTWITWMKQEHIPQVLSVGTFYEAKLTRVLIEEEMGGKTYSVQYRAETREDLDRYYSQFAELLRKEAFNKFGENVLAFRTELEVVDVYSVTKQ from the coding sequence ATGTATATCTATAACGTAACCTCTAATGTAAGCGATGCCGTACACGACACTTGGATCACATGGATGAAACAAGAACATATCCCGCAAGTACTTTCAGTTGGCACTTTTTACGAAGCTAAACTAACTCGCGTACTTATAGAAGAAGAAATGGGAGGCAAAACCTATTCTGTACAATACCGTGCAGAAACACGCGAAGATTTAGATAGATATTACAGCCAATTTGCAGAATTACTTCGCAAAGAAGCCTTTAATAAATTCGGTGAAAACGTATTAGCTTTTAGAACAGAACTAGAAGTTGTAGATGTTTACAGCGTAACAAAACAGTAA
- a CDS encoding 2-hydroxyacid dehydrogenase gives MNILHLDSNHPLLKQQLIDFGFTNHDDFTSTKSEVEAKIHQYDGIIIRSRFTIDKQFLDAAKNLKFIGRVGAGLENIDCDYAQSKGVYLISAPEGNRNAVGEHTLGMLLSLFNKLNKADHEVREGNWLREANRGIELDGKTVGIIGYGNMGNAFSKKLRGFDVNVLCYDIKAGVGNENAKQVDLETFQNQVDVVSLHVPQTPLTQNMINAEFINGFKKPFWFFNTARGKSVVTTDLVSALKSGHILGAGLDVLEYEKTSFENLFTADNMPEAFNHLIQSENVLLTPHVAGWTIESKEKLAQTIVDKIQEKFM, from the coding sequence ATGAACATTCTTCATCTGGATAGTAATCATCCGCTTTTAAAACAACAACTCATCGATTTTGGATTCACCAATCACGACGACTTTACATCAACAAAATCAGAGGTAGAAGCTAAAATTCATCAATACGATGGTATTATTATAAGAAGTCGTTTTACTATCGATAAGCAATTTTTAGATGCTGCAAAAAACTTAAAATTTATTGGCCGTGTAGGGGCTGGTTTAGAAAATATAGATTGCGATTATGCCCAATCTAAAGGTGTATATCTTATTTCTGCTCCCGAAGGCAATAGGAATGCGGTTGGCGAACATACATTAGGTATGTTGCTTTCACTATTCAACAAACTCAATAAAGCTGACCACGAAGTTCGCGAAGGCAACTGGTTACGCGAAGCTAATCGCGGCATAGAACTCGACGGAAAAACAGTTGGGATTATTGGTTACGGAAACATGGGAAATGCATTTTCTAAAAAATTACGCGGTTTCGATGTCAACGTATTGTGTTACGACATTAAAGCTGGTGTTGGTAACGAAAATGCAAAACAAGTAGACCTAGAAACGTTCCAAAACCAAGTTGATGTAGTGAGTTTACATGTGCCACAAACACCACTTACTCAAAACATGATTAATGCAGAATTTATTAACGGCTTCAAAAAACCATTCTGGTTTTTCAATACAGCCAGAGGTAAAAGTGTAGTGACAACCGATTTGGTTTCAGCATTAAAATCGGGTCACATTCTAGGTGCTGGATTAGATGTTTTAGAATACGAAAAAACATCTTTCGAAAATTTATTTACTGCAGATAATATGCCTGAAGCTTTCAACCATTTAATTCAGTCTGAGAATGTATTACTTACACCACATGTTGCAGGATGGACTATTGAAAGCAAAGAAAAATTAGCGCAAACAATAGTCGATAAAATTCAAGAAAAATTTATGTAA
- a CDS encoding tetratricopeptide repeat protein: MKFIIVCCMLLSVCVYSQQDIMAKQYFKNGDFEKALLSYQKLYDKNPTNINYIKALAETQIQLQQYNEAELLLKTSIEQMKYPSFYVDLGHNYQLQDKQILADENYEKAIQSLEENTSYVYSVARQFQDYSLCEIMPFVLIKKQCL; encoded by the coding sequence ATGAAATTTATAATTGTTTGCTGTATGCTTTTAAGTGTTTGCGTGTATTCGCAACAGGACATTATGGCCAAACAATACTTTAAAAATGGAGATTTCGAGAAAGCTCTACTCTCCTACCAAAAGCTATACGATAAGAATCCCACCAACATAAATTACATTAAAGCACTTGCTGAAACACAAATACAATTACAGCAATACAATGAGGCCGAGTTACTTTTAAAAACATCTATTGAACAGATGAAATACCCCTCGTTTTATGTCGATTTAGGCCATAATTACCAACTACAAGACAAGCAAATTCTAGCCGACGAAAATTACGAGAAAGCAATACAAAGTTTAGAAGAAAATACAAGTTATGTATATTCTGTTGCTAGACAATTTCAAGACTATTCGTTATGTGAGATTATGCCATTCGTGCTTATAAAAAAGCAATGTCTTTAA